In Diachasmimorpha longicaudata isolate KC_UGA_2023 chromosome 7, iyDiaLong2, whole genome shotgun sequence, the following proteins share a genomic window:
- the LOC135164289 gene encoding protein pygopus isoform X1 has product MSHNIAGMPPFTRMPLGGMGMGVGMGPNAPHPEPSAHPHPPLPPPAGANPKKKRRTNANVAPPAPQPPPTVQDLLPPPLSGYGDTIVASNPFDDTPPQSAQNPMMHGGPPHMHPHHPHHMGGPPMRGMSPLTPMGGMSPMMPHSMGNMSPMGNSPMGNHINHMGGMSPMNHAPMGGMSPMNNMGPSMPPGPMNSMNNHMNMGHMSNTPMSGPPMGSPMNSMNSGPMGSPMNNMGHSMGSPMGGPLGSPMNSIGGNNHNHMPNGPININNINSHMPPNSPLNGPPMNNVNSPLNHNGSQPHPNHMGNNLSNLGRPMNGPMTTMSSMAPNNMNMSGPNAMSNMNMGGPPMNSMSNINMPHPNQMGHMGGPMGGMGNNMSGGPPMGHPMGMGGNMPPHGFQGPPGMGPKPMPVSAGKIYPADQPMVFNSQNPNAPPIYPCGVCHKEVHDNDQGILCESGCNFWFHRGCSGLSEAAFQLLTQEVYAEWIYNDRGTLQLHVTTGGSDM; this is encoded by the exons ATGAGCCATAACATTGCAGGCATGCCACCCTTTACTAGGATGCCGCTAGGTGGTATGGGCATGGGAGTGGGCATGGGACCAAATGCACCACATCCAGAGCCAAGCGCCCATCCTCATCCTCCGCTACCACCACCAGCTGGTGCTAATCCTAAAAAGAAAAGAAGGACTAATGCCAATGTAGCACCACCTGCACCACAGCCACCACCGACGGTCCAG GATTTACTACCCCCACCGCTGTCAGGTTACGGTGACACAATAGTGGCGAGTAATCCGTTCGACGATACGCCACCCCAAAGTGCTCAAAATCCAATGATGCACGGTGGTCCACCACACATGCACCCCCACCATCCCCACCATATGGGTGGTCCACCTATGAGAGGAATGAGTCCGTTGACACCAATGGGCGGAATGTCCCCAATGATGCCCCACAGCATGGGGAACATGAGCCCAATGGGCAATTCACCTATGGGTAATCACATAAATCACATGGGTGGCATGTCGCCGATGAACCACGCGCCCATGGGTGGCATGAGCCCAATGAACAATATGGGACCAAGCATGCCACCAGGGCCCATGAACAGTATGAACAATCACATGAACATGGGCCATATGAGCAATACACCGATGAGTGGTCCACCAATGGGCAGTCCCATGAACAGTATGAACAGTGGACCGATGGGCAGTCCCATGAACAACATGGGCCACAGTATGGGAAGTCCCATGGGAGGGCCCCTGGGTTCACCCATGAATAGCATCGGTGGGAACAATCACAATCACATGCCTAATGGACCAATAAATATTAACAATATCAACAGCCATATGCCGCCTAACAGTCCACTAAATGGACCGCCCATGAACAATGTGAACAGCCCGTTGAATCATAATGGTTCGCAACCACACCCCAATCATATGGGAAATAATCTCAGTAATTTAGGAAGGCCCATGAATGGCCCCATGACGACGATGAGCTCGATGGCACCTAATAATATGAATATGTCTGGGCCAAATGCCATGAGCAATATGAACATGGGTGGACCGCCTATGAACAGCATGTCCAATATAAACATGCCACATCCTAATCAGATGGGGCACATGGGTGGGCCTATGGGCGGCATGGGGAATAATATGAGTGGGGGACCACCGATGGGACATCCTATGGGGATGGGTGGCAATATGCCGCCTCATGGGTTCCAAGGACCTCCTGGAATGGGACCCAAACCTATGCCGGTTTCTGCGGGCAAG atCTACCCAGCTGACCAACCAATGGTTTTCAATTCCCAAAACCCAAACGCACCACCCATTTATCCATGTGGTGTATGCCACAAAGAAGTACATGATAACGATCAGGGAATCCTTTGTGAGTCTGGCTGTAATTTCTGGTTTCACAG AGGATGCTCGGGGTTATCGGAAGCAGCCTTCCAACTACTGACGCAAGAGGTCTACGCAGAATGG ATTTACAACGATCGTGGGACATTGCAACTACACGTGACTACAGGCGGGAGCGATATGTAG
- the LOC135164288 gene encoding tubulin polyglutamylase TTLL13-like isoform X2, giving the protein MNTAEDITKYLVQNQNHGIESNSENDSDSSTETDNSGIVKLCDEGGGSNRLAENEFRVENFREMGEIKGKRGGMESKEKKDGDIAPAKTRKRRRRLLSICTTNCKYDVVRRVAALYGMREVTEDSAWNLYWTDLSISIERAKDMKRFQKVNHFPGMTEICRKDLLARNLNRMLRMFPKDYNFFPKTWCLPADYGDLVAYARTRRSKTFIIKPDTGCQGRGIYLTKNLKEVKPYERMICQVYVAKVMPNGFKFDLRVYTLITSCDPLRIYVYNDGLARFATSRYKEPTNHNTSNVFMHLTNYAVNKHSRLYVIDEEMGSKRKISTLNRALQSDGVDIDELWRKIDEVVVKTVLSAYPILKHSYSTCFSTHDLTYACFEILGFDILIDSKLKPYLLEVNHSPSFHTDAQLDKDIKESLLMDTFNMLNLHHCDKRKIIEEDRKRVRDRLLQGINTKDPSVNDTVGPSKVEEKSLEADRKWEDEHMGNFRRVYPSNGDQKYDAFFKQNNTSMFQDTAASRAREEASKLQREEATMRMREEESKRMASKWDPKLETESPTGARGINSMSARNKPNSAISKRSSLTPTVKKSREHVPMADSLSSFVPEIISESEERERVASLAQRDFLIKSHGILEEIYSAMKKNGTLRPGDIKKYGMYGKLGQRSEYYPSGGVSQKRQVEVQLESIHGERDQSALGEKFNKKRN; this is encoded by the exons ATGAACACCGCTGAAGATATCACGAAATATCTTGTTCAGAATCAAAATCATGGAATTGAATCTAACAGCGAGAATGACAGTGACTCATCCACCGAGACAGATAACTCCGGGATCGTGAAACTTTGTGATGAAGGGGGTGGGTCGAATAGACTTGCTGAGAATGAATTTAGAGTTGAAAATTTCCGGGAGATGGGCGAAATCAAAG GGAAACGCGGAGGCATGGAGTCAAAGGAGAAAAAAGACGGTGACATTGCACCAGCCAAAACGAGAAAGAGAAGAAGGAG ATTACTATCGATTTGCACTACTAATTGCAAGTACGATGTTGTGAGACGGGTGGCGGCGTTGTACGGCATGAGGGAAGTGACTGAGGACAGTGCCTGGAATTTGTACTGGACTGATTTGAGCATCAGTATTGAGAGAGCAAAGGATATGAAGAGATTTCAAAAGGTCAACCACTTCCCAGGGATGACTGAGATATGCAGGAAAGATCTGCTCGCGAGAAATCTCAATCGCATGCTCAGAATGTTTCCCAAGGACTACAATTTCTTTCCGAAGACTTGGTGTCTTCCGGCCGA CTATGGGGATCTAGTAGCTTATGCGAGAACTCGACGATCAAAAACATTTATTATAAAACCAGACACAGGCTGCCAGGGTCGAGGGATATACTTGACCAAGAACTTGAAAGAAGTTAAACCTTATGAGCGAATGATCTGTCAAGTTTATGTAGCAAAAGTAATGCCCA ATGGATTCAAATTTGATCTTCGGGTTTATACTCTGATTACTTCCTGCGATCCTCTTAGGATTTACGTCTACAACGACGGTCTCGCAAg ATTTGCGACGAGTAGATACAAAGAACCCACGAATCACAATACTTCAAACGTGTTTATGCACTTGACGAATTATGCTGTTAACAAGCACAGCCGATTGTATGTGATTGACGAAGAAATGGGAAGCAAACGAAAAATATCCACTCTGAACAGGGCCCTACAATCTGATGGCGTGGATATCGATGAGCTCTGGAGGAAAATAGACGAAGTTGTAGTCAAGACGGTGCTGTCTGCCTATCCAATATTAAAGCACAGTTATAGCACGTGTTTTTCAACTCATGACCTTACCTACGCCTGCTTCGAGATCTTAGGCTTTGACATTTTAATCGACTCGAAGTTAAAGCCCTATTTATTGGAG GTAAACCATTCGCCAAGTTTCCACACAGACGCTCAACTCGACAAGGACATAAAGGAATCCCTCCTAATGGACACGTTCAACATGCTGAATCTCCATCACTGCGACAAGCGTAAGATCATCGAGGAGGACAGAAAAAGAGTAAGAGACAGATTGCTCCAGGGAATTAACACAAAAGACCCCAG TGTGAACGATACTGTAGGCCCGTCGAAGGTGGAAGAGAAATCCCTGGAGGCGGATCGCAAATGGGAGGATGAACATATGGGTAACTTCCGTCGGGTTTATCCCAGCAATGGTGATCAAAAATACGATGCGTTCTTCAAACAGAACAACACATCGATGTTCCAGGATACAGCAGCCTCGAGGGCACGAGAGGAAGCTTCAAAACTCCAACGCGAAGAGGCAACA ATGAGAATGAGAGAGGAGGAGAGTAAACGAATGGCATCGAAATGGGATCCAAAGTTGGAGACAGAGAGTCCCACGGGCGCAAGGGGTATCAACTCAATGTCAGCTAGAAACAAACCAAACTCGGCAATATCGAAGCGATCTAGTCTGACACCAACG GTGAAAAAGTCAAGGGAGCATGTGCCAATGGCAGACAGTCTCTCGTCTTTCGTTCCAGAAATAATAAGTGAGAGCGAGGAGCGAGAGCGAGTTGCTTCATTAGCCCAGCGGGATTTCTTGATAAAGAGCCATGGGATACTCGAGGAGATTTATTCGGCTATGAAGAAAAATGGTACACTTCGACCTGGTGATATTAAAAAGTATGGGATGTATGGCAAATTGGGTCAGAGGAGCGAGTATTATCCGAGCGGTGGAGTGAGTCAAAAACGTCAGGTGGAAGTTCAACTGGAATCAATCCATGGGGAGAGGGATCAGTCTGCTCTGGGGGAAAAATT CAACAAAAAACGTAATTAA
- the LOC135164288 gene encoding tubulin polyglutamylase TTLL13-like isoform X1 has product MNTAEDITKYLVQNQNHGIESNSENDSDSSTETDNSGIVKLCDEGGGSNRLAENEFRVENFREMGEIKGKRGGMESKEKKDGDIAPAKTRKRRRRLLSICTTNCKYDVVRRVAALYGMREVTEDSAWNLYWTDLSISIERAKDMKRFQKVNHFPGMTEICRKDLLARNLNRMLRMFPKDYNFFPKTWCLPADYGDLVAYARTRRSKTFIIKPDTGCQGRGIYLTKNLKEVKPYERMICQVYVAKPFLIDGFKFDLRVYTLITSCDPLRIYVYNDGLARFATSRYKEPTNHNTSNVFMHLTNYAVNKHSRLYVIDEEMGSKRKISTLNRALQSDGVDIDELWRKIDEVVVKTVLSAYPILKHSYSTCFSTHDLTYACFEILGFDILIDSKLKPYLLEVNHSPSFHTDAQLDKDIKESLLMDTFNMLNLHHCDKRKIIEEDRKRVRDRLLQGINTKDPSVNDTVGPSKVEEKSLEADRKWEDEHMGNFRRVYPSNGDQKYDAFFKQNNTSMFQDTAASRAREEASKLQREEATMRMREEESKRMASKWDPKLETESPTGARGINSMSARNKPNSAISKRSSLTPTVKKSREHVPMADSLSSFVPEIISESEERERVASLAQRDFLIKSHGILEEIYSAMKKNGTLRPGDIKKYGMYGKLGQRSEYYPSGGVSQKRQVEVQLESIHGERDQSALGEKFNKKRN; this is encoded by the exons ATGAACACCGCTGAAGATATCACGAAATATCTTGTTCAGAATCAAAATCATGGAATTGAATCTAACAGCGAGAATGACAGTGACTCATCCACCGAGACAGATAACTCCGGGATCGTGAAACTTTGTGATGAAGGGGGTGGGTCGAATAGACTTGCTGAGAATGAATTTAGAGTTGAAAATTTCCGGGAGATGGGCGAAATCAAAG GGAAACGCGGAGGCATGGAGTCAAAGGAGAAAAAAGACGGTGACATTGCACCAGCCAAAACGAGAAAGAGAAGAAGGAG ATTACTATCGATTTGCACTACTAATTGCAAGTACGATGTTGTGAGACGGGTGGCGGCGTTGTACGGCATGAGGGAAGTGACTGAGGACAGTGCCTGGAATTTGTACTGGACTGATTTGAGCATCAGTATTGAGAGAGCAAAGGATATGAAGAGATTTCAAAAGGTCAACCACTTCCCAGGGATGACTGAGATATGCAGGAAAGATCTGCTCGCGAGAAATCTCAATCGCATGCTCAGAATGTTTCCCAAGGACTACAATTTCTTTCCGAAGACTTGGTGTCTTCCGGCCGA CTATGGGGATCTAGTAGCTTATGCGAGAACTCGACGATCAAAAACATTTATTATAAAACCAGACACAGGCTGCCAGGGTCGAGGGATATACTTGACCAAGAACTTGAAAGAAGTTAAACCTTATGAGCGAATGATCTGTCAAGTTTATGTAGCAAAA CCCTTTTTGATAGATGGATTCAAATTTGATCTTCGGGTTTATACTCTGATTACTTCCTGCGATCCTCTTAGGATTTACGTCTACAACGACGGTCTCGCAAg ATTTGCGACGAGTAGATACAAAGAACCCACGAATCACAATACTTCAAACGTGTTTATGCACTTGACGAATTATGCTGTTAACAAGCACAGCCGATTGTATGTGATTGACGAAGAAATGGGAAGCAAACGAAAAATATCCACTCTGAACAGGGCCCTACAATCTGATGGCGTGGATATCGATGAGCTCTGGAGGAAAATAGACGAAGTTGTAGTCAAGACGGTGCTGTCTGCCTATCCAATATTAAAGCACAGTTATAGCACGTGTTTTTCAACTCATGACCTTACCTACGCCTGCTTCGAGATCTTAGGCTTTGACATTTTAATCGACTCGAAGTTAAAGCCCTATTTATTGGAG GTAAACCATTCGCCAAGTTTCCACACAGACGCTCAACTCGACAAGGACATAAAGGAATCCCTCCTAATGGACACGTTCAACATGCTGAATCTCCATCACTGCGACAAGCGTAAGATCATCGAGGAGGACAGAAAAAGAGTAAGAGACAGATTGCTCCAGGGAATTAACACAAAAGACCCCAG TGTGAACGATACTGTAGGCCCGTCGAAGGTGGAAGAGAAATCCCTGGAGGCGGATCGCAAATGGGAGGATGAACATATGGGTAACTTCCGTCGGGTTTATCCCAGCAATGGTGATCAAAAATACGATGCGTTCTTCAAACAGAACAACACATCGATGTTCCAGGATACAGCAGCCTCGAGGGCACGAGAGGAAGCTTCAAAACTCCAACGCGAAGAGGCAACA ATGAGAATGAGAGAGGAGGAGAGTAAACGAATGGCATCGAAATGGGATCCAAAGTTGGAGACAGAGAGTCCCACGGGCGCAAGGGGTATCAACTCAATGTCAGCTAGAAACAAACCAAACTCGGCAATATCGAAGCGATCTAGTCTGACACCAACG GTGAAAAAGTCAAGGGAGCATGTGCCAATGGCAGACAGTCTCTCGTCTTTCGTTCCAGAAATAATAAGTGAGAGCGAGGAGCGAGAGCGAGTTGCTTCATTAGCCCAGCGGGATTTCTTGATAAAGAGCCATGGGATACTCGAGGAGATTTATTCGGCTATGAAGAAAAATGGTACACTTCGACCTGGTGATATTAAAAAGTATGGGATGTATGGCAAATTGGGTCAGAGGAGCGAGTATTATCCGAGCGGTGGAGTGAGTCAAAAACGTCAGGTGGAAGTTCAACTGGAATCAATCCATGGGGAGAGGGATCAGTCTGCTCTGGGGGAAAAATT CAACAAAAAACGTAATTAA
- the LOC135164288 gene encoding tubulin polyglutamylase TTLL13-like isoform X3 yields MNTAEDITKYLVQNQNHGIESNSENDSDSSTETDNSGIVKLCDEGGGSNRLAENEFRVENFREMGEIKGKRGGMESKEKKDGDIAPAKTRKRRRRLLSICTTNCKYDVVRRVAALYGMREVTEDSAWNLYWTDLSISIERAKDMKRFQKVNHFPGMTEICRKDLLARNLNRMLRMFPKDYNFFPKTWCLPADYGDLVAYARTRRSKTFIIKPDTGCQGRGIYLTKNLKEVKPYERMICQVYVAKPFLIDGFKFDLRVYTLITSCDPLRIYVYNDGLARFATSRYKEPTNHNTSNVFMHLTNYAVNKHSRLYVIDEEMGSKRKISTLNRALQSDGVDIDELWRKIDEVVVKTVLSAYPILKHSYSTCFSTHDLTYACFEILGFDILIDSKLKPYLLEVNHSPSFHTDAQLDKDIKESLLMDTFNMLNLHHCDKRKIIEEDRKRVRDRLLQGINTKDPSVNDTVGPSKVEEKSLEADRKWEDEHMGNFRRVYPSNGDQKYDAFFKQNNTSMFQDTAASRAREEASKLQREEMRMREEESKRMASKWDPKLETESPTGARGINSMSARNKPNSAISKRSSLTPTVKKSREHVPMADSLSSFVPEIISESEERERVASLAQRDFLIKSHGILEEIYSAMKKNGTLRPGDIKKYGMYGKLGQRSEYYPSGGVSQKRQVEVQLESIHGERDQSALGEKFNKKRN; encoded by the exons ATGAACACCGCTGAAGATATCACGAAATATCTTGTTCAGAATCAAAATCATGGAATTGAATCTAACAGCGAGAATGACAGTGACTCATCCACCGAGACAGATAACTCCGGGATCGTGAAACTTTGTGATGAAGGGGGTGGGTCGAATAGACTTGCTGAGAATGAATTTAGAGTTGAAAATTTCCGGGAGATGGGCGAAATCAAAG GGAAACGCGGAGGCATGGAGTCAAAGGAGAAAAAAGACGGTGACATTGCACCAGCCAAAACGAGAAAGAGAAGAAGGAG ATTACTATCGATTTGCACTACTAATTGCAAGTACGATGTTGTGAGACGGGTGGCGGCGTTGTACGGCATGAGGGAAGTGACTGAGGACAGTGCCTGGAATTTGTACTGGACTGATTTGAGCATCAGTATTGAGAGAGCAAAGGATATGAAGAGATTTCAAAAGGTCAACCACTTCCCAGGGATGACTGAGATATGCAGGAAAGATCTGCTCGCGAGAAATCTCAATCGCATGCTCAGAATGTTTCCCAAGGACTACAATTTCTTTCCGAAGACTTGGTGTCTTCCGGCCGA CTATGGGGATCTAGTAGCTTATGCGAGAACTCGACGATCAAAAACATTTATTATAAAACCAGACACAGGCTGCCAGGGTCGAGGGATATACTTGACCAAGAACTTGAAAGAAGTTAAACCTTATGAGCGAATGATCTGTCAAGTTTATGTAGCAAAA CCCTTTTTGATAGATGGATTCAAATTTGATCTTCGGGTTTATACTCTGATTACTTCCTGCGATCCTCTTAGGATTTACGTCTACAACGACGGTCTCGCAAg ATTTGCGACGAGTAGATACAAAGAACCCACGAATCACAATACTTCAAACGTGTTTATGCACTTGACGAATTATGCTGTTAACAAGCACAGCCGATTGTATGTGATTGACGAAGAAATGGGAAGCAAACGAAAAATATCCACTCTGAACAGGGCCCTACAATCTGATGGCGTGGATATCGATGAGCTCTGGAGGAAAATAGACGAAGTTGTAGTCAAGACGGTGCTGTCTGCCTATCCAATATTAAAGCACAGTTATAGCACGTGTTTTTCAACTCATGACCTTACCTACGCCTGCTTCGAGATCTTAGGCTTTGACATTTTAATCGACTCGAAGTTAAAGCCCTATTTATTGGAG GTAAACCATTCGCCAAGTTTCCACACAGACGCTCAACTCGACAAGGACATAAAGGAATCCCTCCTAATGGACACGTTCAACATGCTGAATCTCCATCACTGCGACAAGCGTAAGATCATCGAGGAGGACAGAAAAAGAGTAAGAGACAGATTGCTCCAGGGAATTAACACAAAAGACCCCAG TGTGAACGATACTGTAGGCCCGTCGAAGGTGGAAGAGAAATCCCTGGAGGCGGATCGCAAATGGGAGGATGAACATATGGGTAACTTCCGTCGGGTTTATCCCAGCAATGGTGATCAAAAATACGATGCGTTCTTCAAACAGAACAACACATCGATGTTCCAGGATACAGCAGCCTCGAGGGCACGAGAGGAAGCTTCAAAACTCCAACGCGAAGAG ATGAGAATGAGAGAGGAGGAGAGTAAACGAATGGCATCGAAATGGGATCCAAAGTTGGAGACAGAGAGTCCCACGGGCGCAAGGGGTATCAACTCAATGTCAGCTAGAAACAAACCAAACTCGGCAATATCGAAGCGATCTAGTCTGACACCAACG GTGAAAAAGTCAAGGGAGCATGTGCCAATGGCAGACAGTCTCTCGTCTTTCGTTCCAGAAATAATAAGTGAGAGCGAGGAGCGAGAGCGAGTTGCTTCATTAGCCCAGCGGGATTTCTTGATAAAGAGCCATGGGATACTCGAGGAGATTTATTCGGCTATGAAGAAAAATGGTACACTTCGACCTGGTGATATTAAAAAGTATGGGATGTATGGCAAATTGGGTCAGAGGAGCGAGTATTATCCGAGCGGTGGAGTGAGTCAAAAACGTCAGGTGGAAGTTCAACTGGAATCAATCCATGGGGAGAGGGATCAGTCTGCTCTGGGGGAAAAATT CAACAAAAAACGTAATTAA
- the LOC135164288 gene encoding tubulin polyglutamylase TTLL13-like isoform X4: MNTAEDITKYLVQNQNHGIESNSENDSDSSTETDNSGIVKLCDEGGGSNRLAENEFRVENFREMGEIKGKRGGMESKEKKDGDIAPAKTRKRRRRLLSICTTNCKYDVVRRVAALYGMREVTEDSAWNLYWTDLSISIERAKDMKRFQKVNHFPGMTEICRKDLLARNLNRMLRMFPKDYNFFPKTWCLPADYGDLVAYARTRRSKTFIIKPDTGCQGRGIYLTKNLKEVKPYERMICQVYVAKPFLIDGFKFDLRVYTLITSCDPLRIYVYNDGLARFATSRYKEPTNHNTSNVFMHLTNYAVNKHSRLYVIDEEMGSKRKISTLNRALQSDGVDIDELWRKIDEVVVKTVLSAYPILKHSYSTCFSTHDLTYACFEILGFDILIDSKLKPYLLEVNHSPSFHTDAQLDKDIKESLLMDTFNMLNLHHCDKRKIIEEDRKRVRDRLLQGINTKDPSVNDTVGPSKVEEKSLEADRKWEDEHMGNFRRVYPSNGDQKYDAFFKQNNTSMFQDTAASRAREEASKLQREEATMRMREEESKRMASKWDPKLETESPTGARGINSMSARNKPNSAISKRSSLTPTVKKSREHVPMADSLSSFVPEIISESEERERVASLAQRDFLIKSHGILEEIYSAMKKNGTLRPGDIKKYGMYGKLGQRSEYYPSGGVSQKRQVEVQLESIHGERDQSALGEKL, translated from the exons ATGAACACCGCTGAAGATATCACGAAATATCTTGTTCAGAATCAAAATCATGGAATTGAATCTAACAGCGAGAATGACAGTGACTCATCCACCGAGACAGATAACTCCGGGATCGTGAAACTTTGTGATGAAGGGGGTGGGTCGAATAGACTTGCTGAGAATGAATTTAGAGTTGAAAATTTCCGGGAGATGGGCGAAATCAAAG GGAAACGCGGAGGCATGGAGTCAAAGGAGAAAAAAGACGGTGACATTGCACCAGCCAAAACGAGAAAGAGAAGAAGGAG ATTACTATCGATTTGCACTACTAATTGCAAGTACGATGTTGTGAGACGGGTGGCGGCGTTGTACGGCATGAGGGAAGTGACTGAGGACAGTGCCTGGAATTTGTACTGGACTGATTTGAGCATCAGTATTGAGAGAGCAAAGGATATGAAGAGATTTCAAAAGGTCAACCACTTCCCAGGGATGACTGAGATATGCAGGAAAGATCTGCTCGCGAGAAATCTCAATCGCATGCTCAGAATGTTTCCCAAGGACTACAATTTCTTTCCGAAGACTTGGTGTCTTCCGGCCGA CTATGGGGATCTAGTAGCTTATGCGAGAACTCGACGATCAAAAACATTTATTATAAAACCAGACACAGGCTGCCAGGGTCGAGGGATATACTTGACCAAGAACTTGAAAGAAGTTAAACCTTATGAGCGAATGATCTGTCAAGTTTATGTAGCAAAA CCCTTTTTGATAGATGGATTCAAATTTGATCTTCGGGTTTATACTCTGATTACTTCCTGCGATCCTCTTAGGATTTACGTCTACAACGACGGTCTCGCAAg ATTTGCGACGAGTAGATACAAAGAACCCACGAATCACAATACTTCAAACGTGTTTATGCACTTGACGAATTATGCTGTTAACAAGCACAGCCGATTGTATGTGATTGACGAAGAAATGGGAAGCAAACGAAAAATATCCACTCTGAACAGGGCCCTACAATCTGATGGCGTGGATATCGATGAGCTCTGGAGGAAAATAGACGAAGTTGTAGTCAAGACGGTGCTGTCTGCCTATCCAATATTAAAGCACAGTTATAGCACGTGTTTTTCAACTCATGACCTTACCTACGCCTGCTTCGAGATCTTAGGCTTTGACATTTTAATCGACTCGAAGTTAAAGCCCTATTTATTGGAG GTAAACCATTCGCCAAGTTTCCACACAGACGCTCAACTCGACAAGGACATAAAGGAATCCCTCCTAATGGACACGTTCAACATGCTGAATCTCCATCACTGCGACAAGCGTAAGATCATCGAGGAGGACAGAAAAAGAGTAAGAGACAGATTGCTCCAGGGAATTAACACAAAAGACCCCAG TGTGAACGATACTGTAGGCCCGTCGAAGGTGGAAGAGAAATCCCTGGAGGCGGATCGCAAATGGGAGGATGAACATATGGGTAACTTCCGTCGGGTTTATCCCAGCAATGGTGATCAAAAATACGATGCGTTCTTCAAACAGAACAACACATCGATGTTCCAGGATACAGCAGCCTCGAGGGCACGAGAGGAAGCTTCAAAACTCCAACGCGAAGAGGCAACA ATGAGAATGAGAGAGGAGGAGAGTAAACGAATGGCATCGAAATGGGATCCAAAGTTGGAGACAGAGAGTCCCACGGGCGCAAGGGGTATCAACTCAATGTCAGCTAGAAACAAACCAAACTCGGCAATATCGAAGCGATCTAGTCTGACACCAACG GTGAAAAAGTCAAGGGAGCATGTGCCAATGGCAGACAGTCTCTCGTCTTTCGTTCCAGAAATAATAAGTGAGAGCGAGGAGCGAGAGCGAGTTGCTTCATTAGCCCAGCGGGATTTCTTGATAAAGAGCCATGGGATACTCGAGGAGATTTATTCGGCTATGAAGAAAAATGGTACACTTCGACCTGGTGATATTAAAAAGTATGGGATGTATGGCAAATTGGGTCAGAGGAGCGAGTATTATCCGAGCGGTGGAGTGAGTCAAAAACGTCAGGTGGAAGTTCAACTGGAATCAATCCATGGGGAGAGGGATCAGTCTGCTCTGGGGGAAAAATT ATAA